The window gttttacaaaaatattcaggACACAATTAACTAATtagcaattaattaattatgcatctggcttgtttgttttgtgtgaatACTTGTCATTGTAACAGGAATCTCCAGGAGGTGAGACTGGTATTGATATGGCACAGAAACAAGTTCTGCCAACATTCATCAGTAAACCTTCAACTTCATCAATAACATGGTATCCCACATTTCCTAAATATGCACAAAGCAGTTGTTGCGTTGCAGTCAGCCTTTAAACTGCCTACAATCCACTAAACTACAGTCCATTTGTGTGCTTTAGACTCTTCCAGCACTGTCTTCATTGCAGATACTCCCAAGAGACAATGCATGGTAAAGGATCTGGAGCAACATTTTCATGGCAATTTCATGTCATGTCAGCATGATGATATTTCGTACATTCTCTATTATGTACTGAAGTACAGACTGTGACATATTTGGAGATCCCAAATAACATACATTGAGCGAGAGATTTCATTCCTTCCCCTCTCTGATTTAGACTGCTGTAACAGAAGAAGTCTGCTTGTGTTGGCCACCTGAGCTCTGTGTGCATTAATGTGGCTCCTGGGACCCATCGCCGAGTTCAATTTATGGGCTCCAGGCGTGCAGGCACACCCTCAGAGCACCATTCTTTACAAGAAGCTGTTTGTCTCATCAAAGCTGAGATAGATGGGTTCATGTGAGGGTTAGGTTCTGTATTGTCATGGTTTCGTTCCACACGATGACAGACTCAAGTGTAGAGTTCTTCAAATTGATGTTTATTATAGCAGACAGACGTAATCCAAGAGAGAAGTCGTGGGACAGGCAATCAGCAAACAGAGTACACAGGACAAGGTGAGAATCGTGGTAgaagaataaacaagcaaaggtcgAGATCGGAAGAAGTTAGAGGTAACACAATCAGACAGGCAAGAGTATTCGCAGAACAAGTTTCCGCATTGCCATCTCATCGGCGTCCCTTTTTATCCCTGCtcccatcagggaacagcaAGTGTCGCCGATCtgctggttgatggagacgtGACATGTATGATgatgtttatatgtttatatgtatctccccaaaaaaaaaaaaaaaattactaggaaggtgatcaggaatcgtcgatattctgagttttatgcagctatgtacattggttcatatggtggaaagaaactaagtgcacttaagaatcacacgtctgcatctaagtcactctttctcctgatgtaatgcacacattgtattttctatgagatgtacttcgctttggagaaaagcgtctgctaaatgaataaatgtaaatgtagattgaACATAGCTGATCTGACAGCACATTGACACAGTCACTGCAGCAACATAATATTTGTAGTATCCTGTTAACAAACAagagggacatggtggtgcagtggcgcagtgggttggaccaagtcccactctctggtgggtctggagttcaagtcctgcttggggtgccttgcaacagactggcatcctgtcctgggtgtgtcctgtctgCCTCTAGCCTTcagccctgagttgctgggttaggctcctgaccctgtatgggacaagtgcttcagaaagtgtgtgttaacAAATGATGAGAAAAAGGAGGGGTCAGTCTGTAGACCTTCCCTCTGTTTTTTTCACAGTCATCGTCTCTCTCATATCAAATGCACTGTATGAGTCTCATACTTGATTCCAGCACAGGTCACTGAACGACAccagaaacagaaatagaaacCTTTAGAGCACAGCCAGTTCTCTGCTTGTTTGTTGGCATGTCAGAATCGTACAGCCCTGTAAGGATGCTGAGATAGGTTTAAAACttatttctcttctcttttttttccaggatcCCCAAATTTGTCATCTTATGTCAAGACAGAGGACAGGTTATTTCGGCACCTCTTCAACAGCTATCAGAAGTGGGTTAGACCAGTGAAGTACCTCAATGGCACAGTGCGAGTCATATTTGGACTAGCAATCTCCCAGCTGGTGGATGTGGTGAGGAATGATACTGCATAAAACTGGAAAGCCACTTGCTTTAAGTTCTGTGTTGTTTGTGGCATAACATTTTTGATTTGTGTATTAAAGCCTATTATAAAgtacatggggggtgcggtggcgcagtgggttggaccgcagtcctactctccggtgggtctggggttcgagtcccgcttggggtgccttgtgacggactggcgtcccgtcctgggtgcgtccccttccccctccggccttacgccctgtgttgccgggtaggctccggttccccgtgaccccgtaagggacaagcggttctgaaaatgtgtgtgtgtgtataaagtacatttgtaaatgtacatttattaaagtTGGTAAGTTAACCTTCCTGCTTAACATTACAGAATCAATTATTCTTCGAACAGTATTAAACATTCTTCTGACTTTATCAGTTGCTGTGAATGTTGTCTAGAGAATTTCAATGCACATATGCACGAGTGCCTGTGGGtgtatatatgcagtatataaatTATTCGATTTTCAACTTGTTTGGTTACAGGATGAGAAGAACCAGCTGATGACAACAAATGTATGGATGAAACaggtgtgtattttaataatgaTTCAAATgatacaacacaaaaaaactcatGGTAGAATGACACCCTCATTTTAAGCCTACCAGTCATTTCTCCCAGTTTATGGAATAACACCAAGTCAATCCGACATACATACTTGCTTGCCATCCATGAAGATGTCAGAAGATGTCAAATTGTCAAACAATCACTAACTCAAGACAGTTTTTGAGATTTTACTCACTGAGGCCAAACTCAAAGCCATCTACTCTTTGTGTACAGGAATGGGTTGACGTGAAACTACGGTGGGACCCCAATGAGTACCAAGGAATTAATACCATCCGTGTCCCCTCTGACACCATCTGGACCCCTGACATTGTTCTGTATGACAAGTATGGGCTGCTGAGCATCACAAATGcaacttcatttatttactgctgtAGCAAAATAACAATTACAGTTCCAGATCCTGAGCTGTAACCATAGAAGAGAAAAATAATCCAATGAAATATGTGTCTTTAAAGAACTGAAGCATGCATAACATGTTGCAGATCCAGAGCTCAACTTCTGAGAGGATCTTTTTCGTCTCACAGTGCAGATGGTTGTTTTGAAGGCACTTTTACAAAGGCAGTAGTGAAACATGATGGAACTGTCTCCTGGACTCGGCCTGCCAACTACAAATCCACCTGTACTATAGATGTCACCTTTTTCCCCTTTGACCAACAGAACTGCTCCATGAAGTTTGGTTCTTGGACTTATGATGATTCTCAGGTGAGTGGCCTTATGTACTTTCATTGAAGCCCGTATGTAAACATTGCCTGTATATCAGTCTATATTGGAGTTTACTAGCTCTTATCTATCGATCTATTGCTCTTTTACTTGGTGATGGTGGCATGTTCCAGTACAAGTCATTGACTGTTGTGTCAGCACTATGACCTGCACTGGTGTTCATGAAAGAACAGGTGCCAGTTCTTTGGAACTTAGTGTACCTTGACACAAAACCCAAAACGCAAAGTCGGTGCAAGTTTTTTAACTTGGTTAAAAGATTCTAAATGAAAGAAAGTATTAGCCATAAACCTAGACTTTTTAAGGTTTATCATCTCAATTATTCAGATGTTCATTGCCAATTTGATTTTTGCTTTCGTAAGTTATGGTTAATTTATTACTGTTAGGCACACCCTAGATCCTAGTTTAAAACTATGGAATTGTACCAAAAGAAgcttaaatttttaaatgtttgcccCCACAGGTGGACATCCTGTTGGAGGATGTTCATGTAGACAAGCGGGATTACTTTGACAATGGCGAGTGGGAAATTGTAAAAGCTACAGGCAGGCGTGGCTTGCGAATAGATGCTTCCTTCTCCTACCCCTTCATCACCTACTCCTTCATCATCCGAAGGCTGCCCCTCTTCTACACGCTCTTCCTCATCATCCCCTGTATTGGCCTTTCCTTCCTCACTGTTTTGGTCTTCTACTTGCCCTCCAGCTGCAGAGAAAAAATCTCCCTGTGCACCTCAGTACTTGTGTCCCTCACTGTTTTCCTGTTGGTCATTGAGGAGATCATCCCATCCTCCTCCAAAGTCATCCCACTCATCGGGGAGTACCTTGTGTTTACCATGATCTTCGTCACCCTGTCTATCATCATCACCGTATTCGTCATCAACATCCACCACCGCTCTTCCTCCACTCACCAGGACATGGCTCCTTGGGTCCGACGCATATTCCTACACCGACTACCCAAATTGCTTTGCATGCGTAGCCATGTGGACCGCTATGTTGTCCCTGGGGAAGACAGAGGAGCAAGAGGACATATCCAGAGTGCTGTGTTTGAGACAGAACCTCTCCTTGCAACCAGAAATAACCTACAGGCAGCTCTGGATTCCATTCGTTACATCACTCACCATGTTGTCAAGGAAAATGAAGTTAGAGAGGTAAGTGAACGGGGGGGGCCTCCAGCTGTTAGCCAGGCAGAAACACAGAGAATCAAGCTGCTAAAATAGCAAATAAgtcaacattttcattaaaaaatgtagtCCTTTAAACAGATGAACACTAAGCTACTGGAAACTTGTAAAACTGCTATAAATGATGccaaaacatttagaaaaaattGCTCTTTTACTTGGTCATACTGGCATGTTGCAGTATGATTCTTAAGTCTGGAACAGTCTACTGCAGGATTTGAGCTGCTTTTTGAGGATTAAGTCACCTGTGTTTCCCATGTTTTTCCTCGAAGGTGGTGCAAGACTGGAAGTTTGTAGCCGAGGTTCTCGACAGGGTCTTCCTTTGGGCTTTCCTACTGGTCTCTGTGCTGGGGTCAGCTCTACTCTTCATCCCTGTCATATACAAATGGGCCTGTGTTGTTCCCAAAAATGCTGAGGCTACCAGCTAAGGCACCATTGCTGTGAAGATGATCATTGACTTTGAGCAATTACTGTCAACTGGGAAAACTCACCAGCACTCCTCTATGCGTGACAAGGCATTCCATTGAAGAAAACATTCTCGTGACTGTTCTAGGCCTGTGTGCCGTTAAAAATTCCTTCATCGTGTCTTCTATAGTTCATTGGAATTGGAAAAGGAACATAAGccttaacaaacaaaaagtacAAAGGACTGTGTTTGAAATCGAGACTCATTcatgtattatattttttcaatcAGTCAAACATGTGTAATCAAGCATGTGCCGCTTGTACAGCAACAATTGTCAATGCAGGATTATTGCAAACAAAGCCTTCAACTTTGTTCCCAGTAACTGGTCTGCCAAACTGGTAGCTGCTTTATAGCTGTTTGAAGGCTTACCTGTGAATGGATAACAGAAGGTCATGTCAGCGCTGAGTGAAAAGCTAAATAAAGTTTCTTGTAGTTTTTTTGACCACTGTTTTGGTGTGCTTGTTTAAGTGTACAAGTGAGTTAGCAACTGTAACGTGAGGACATTCTGAAAGTTTGTGTAACCAGATTTAtatgttacattaatttattaaacattagGTAGTACTGACCCTAAAATTAGTTTCAAAGTACTCCTGCTTCTTTTTCCTTATGTGATTATGCATCGAATCATTGCATCAGTGACCCTACTGAGAtgctcagtccactgcagaTCTACAGAGTTTACAATGACTGACAATAAAAAACGCTGACTGTTGGCATCATTGGAGTTTCTTTACACATAAGCAAAtactaaaatgttaaatgcaaaaataaaatgtttggtaCAGCTACATAATTGTCCAATGTAAAGAGGCACTTTCTTCTCATTGGCGAAAAGAATAGAACACACAACAAACTCTAGATGTATTAACAATAGAAAAATCAAGTAATTTTCTCCCTCCAAAATGAACATGATGGTTATtaaacggttttttttttttttcagagcactGCTACGACATAACCGCTGCCTCTCAACTTGTGTGCGCAAAGCATTTGGTTCAACTGATATCTTTGgtgtaaattaatgaaatagaaAAGAACATGCAGCTACTTCCAGTAACCACAGAGCTTGAAAGGGATGGGTTGAATTTGTAAGGCCATGATGAAGCATTTAGCTGGGCTACCAAGTTTTCTCATCTCCTGAGTTATGAGGTGgtagttgtgtttttttctttttcatttcataccagatgaaattaaacacattttattctgcATATAAATTTGGGATTTAAAATAGTTTCATCAGTATTTTCAGTTATGGGCTGTATATGCAGTGACTTTGACACATTgatgtatgaatatttttttaagtttaggaGCTGATGTAGTTAATACTTTGGTCTCTTACTTCAATAAATGGAGgaggttttttctcctcatCTTATCGAAAGAAGATTTGAAATTCAGCAAAGCAAATAAGTCCCTTCCATAGCAACCATTGTTCATTTAGACAAAAGTTCTTTTGAATCAACAAAccagggagtgtaagagaactGTCGTGCAGTACAGTGTGCCAAATCTCTGTCCATGACAACAAAAACTCTAGATGCGTGTTAGACGTATAATAAACCTCGGTGTGTTCAATACTTGGGAGCTCCACTATTTTATATTCTAAAATattcaagaaaaagaaaagtttctcTTTCAACAAGTTTACCGTTATGAAAGTAAAAAGTATTAGATCAAAAAATTACTCTCATATTTAAGTTACTTAGATTCAAATGaggcttttcagtgttttggacTAATTAAACAAAGTTTTAACTCATCGAGGAAATATTTCAgcgtacatttttaataaattaagtcTTGTTATATAAAAATTTGATATTTTGTAAGACTAATTTTTGTTATAAGATACATCCTGCAGATGCTCTGAGACACATCATATCATCAGTGACGTTACCTGGGGTCACTGGATGTTTCAGGTCTCTCAACATCAGTCACCCTTGCCCAGGCAACCCAGTCTGGGTTGATCAAGCCCCGACTTGCGCCCCAGCAGCAACTGACCACGGAGCCGCCGCTGTCTTAATCCAACGCCACCTAGTAGCGCTCTGCAACTTCAGTAGTTGATCTGATGGCCTTCCTTTTCAGCTCCCCTTTGATGCCCAGCAGCTTTGGGCGTTGCACAATGAGCGCCCTACAAATCCCCGACAGCCCATCTCAACGGGCACACAGTGTATCCTCCAGCATTGCCTCCAACATTGTTTCACAAGCTCCTGGTACTTTGTACGCTTCTGCTCATTGACTTCCTCCAGGCGTTCTTCCCAGGGCGCTATGAGCTCCAGCATGACCATTTGCTTGGTAGTCTCTGAAAAGCTGATCATGTCCGAGCAGAGAGATGTGAATACGATGTTTTCAGGGAACCTCAGCTGCTTGCCCAAGTCCATTCTCAGCTGCCAGTCGGTAGCTGTGATTAGGAGGCCTGTCTTCATTTGGCTAGCCTTGACAAAGGAAACAGTATTCCCTGCAGGGTGATGATGCTTGGTGGCATTGATGGTTGTGACACCCAGGGGCGAtaccaggattttttttaaatgaggtggcaCAGGGGGAACCAAGAACCagtcaagtttcaagttttattgtcataggtacaagtaccgtgtacaagtaccatgaaattcttcttgagtgcttctccacagactatgaacaaaaaacaacagataatactgcacaaagcaaaacaataacaataagtaatgctaataacaataacaataaataacaggagacagccagagtactttAACTACGTActtccagacagcagaaaagagaaaagtgcccgtgcggggtgactatgatctttcatgatgcgcatcgtctttctgaggcagcgtgtggtgtaggtgtcctcgactgctggtaccATTCTGCTGGCTCTTACTTCCTCCATGCCTGCCCATATTTCCTCCTAAAAAATATTGCAGCGcactgggtttggatggggtgaagaaggacgcacggaCAGCATTCATTACGAACGCTTATTGGAGTGTGTCATTATGAACGCTCATGCACAGTGTGTCACGCCCCCCTCGGTACAATGAGGAGCGCCTGCAGCAGATCAAGAGACGGACAACCTTGTTCAGCGTTATTACTCATTTGCGTaccttgcctttgctttcctgacttccctgattccTCGCCCACGTCCTCATCCTCGTTCccatcttcatcctcctcctcgtttccctgaacCCTCTCCTCTATTTCCACGACTTCCTGGCTTAccacgactccttgcctgttccCGGATTAcgtctctcggattctcccgTTGGACTTCGTTCGcgcatcggtgaccctttgcctgttttttgaccatgtTTTCTGGATTGTCCCATGAAAgatcttcctgtgctccgcgcttgggCCCGGCTCTCCCGCCCCGGGGAAACTctcagtgacacagtgagagGTACAGGTGTGAACACAAGGAAATCATGCTCTCGGTCGAAGgatcccttttcctcaaggacctgtacCTCGAAGGAGCCTTCCCAGACTGCTTGGCGCCCCTCAggccttttctcctttttactgGCTAACACCCTTACTCCCTTATATTCCCAGTGAGTTCctacagcggttgaacacaattccattttacccacaattcagcGATTTACAATAAAAAGAGGCTTaagcctcctcttcctgtttccaCCAATGCCTTCCATCTCAGATGCAACTCTGCTCCCTCCAGCTTTTTCTCTGCTCTCAATCTCTGGCCTGTTCGCATCTCAATGCCAGCTGTTATGGAGACTGCGTATATTAACCGAGGCCACAGGAGTCTAGGCAAGATGGCATGTTGATAAATCCAGGCCTTGAACCTATCGAACAAACCCAACTTGTCTACATTGGTAAACCAGGCCTCAAGGTCTCCAGTGTTTCTCTGGATAGCAGTGGTGTCTCTGAGGCTACTGTCAAAAACCTTTCCAAGACTCTTGTCTGGTTGTTCAGTGATGGATGGGTTGGTTGCTacagacaaagaaaaatggaaccacttttcccttcttcagcacAAGAGATTTTGAATTTGCTGGTTTAAAGCTCATTCTTGCCCACGTGATGAGCTTTGAAGGATTCACCTGCTGCCAGGCACAAATGCAGTGGTGACTGTGAGATCATCCATGAATGCTCTTATGGGGGGCTGGCACACTCCAGTCTGTGTCAAAAAGCCTCTACATTCCACCTCCGCTGATTTTACTACTATGTTCATGACGAGGGCGAAAAGTACAATCGTGATCGAATAACCAGTTATTATACCCTTCTCAAACTGATGCCAGTCTGATGTGATGAACCCAGAAGTGACTCTCATCTTGAAGTTGCTGTGACAATCCAGGATGAGGTGCTTGATCTTGATGGGATCCatcaagtgtgtatgtgtagagTGAACTCAACCAGCTCATGTGATATGGACCCATAAGCACTGGCAACATCCAGCCATAACATGACCAGGTCCCCATTGTCTTCACAGGC of the Scleropages formosus chromosome 7, fSclFor1.1, whole genome shotgun sequence genome contains:
- the chrna5 gene encoding neuronal acetylcholine receptor subunit alpha-5, translated to MTTNVWMKQEWVDVKLRWDPNEYQGINTIRVPSDTIWTPDIVLYDNADGCFEGTFTKAVVKHDGTVSWTRPANYKSTCTIDVTFFPFDQQNCSMKFGSWTYDDSQVDILLEDVHVDKRDYFDNGEWEIVKATGRRGLRIDASFSYPFITYSFIIRRLPLFYTLFLIIPCIGLSFLTVLVFYLPSSCREKISLCTSVLVSLTVFLLVIEEIIPSSSKVIPLIGEYLVFTMIFVTLSIIITVFVINIHHRSSSTHQDMAPWVRRIFLHRLPKLLCMRSHVDRYVVPGEDRGARGHIQSAVFETEPLLATRNNLQAALDSIRYITHHVVKENEVREVVQDWKFVAEVLDRVFLWAFLLVSVLGSALLFIPVIYKWACVVPKNAEATS